A stretch of DNA from Methylobacterium sp. CB376:
TTGGCCTCGACATCAATCCGGCGACCCAGGCGGCGGAAGCGGGTCGGATCAAAATGCGCATCGGCGATCAGTCAAGTGTGAAGTTTTTGTTCAGCGTTATCAACGAATTCGGACCTCCTCGCATCGTGATCGACGACGGCTCGCATCGCTGGGATCACCAAATTCAAACATTGAACATCCTGCTGCCTTTCGTCCCGGCCGGCGGACGCTACATCGTCGAGGACATTCACACCAGCTCCGATCATATGAAAAAAGATTATCAAGGTTTTTCGCAGGTAAGCGGATTCGAGTATCTGAGCCGTCTGTCCCATCTGATCTGCACGCACGACGTTGCCGGCCCTTCCGAGATCTTCGACAACTTTTTGTATAGCCATTACCAAGAGATTGAGTCGGTGGAGTTCGCCCGTCGCACCGCAATCATCAACAAGAAGAGCTTCTGAGGCCCCGGAGTGACGCGCCGCCGCCGAGGCGGCGGCGCTTCTGGGCCCGCTGCGGCTCCCGGACGGTCGAAGCAACTCCTCGGGTCCAGAAGAGCAAGAGCGGACGGTAATGGAAGATGTGAACCTTGCCGCGTCTCGACGCGAGTCGCTCGATCAGATCGGACTTCGTCTCGGCACTCTTCGGGCGTCCAACGTTCACGACTATCTGCGGCGCTACGAAGCATTATTGCGCCCGAAACTTTCGCGCCCGATCAAGATTCTCGATCTCTCGTTGTTGGAGATCACCGGCGCGCGCGCGCTGGCGGAGTTCATCGAAACAGGATTGATCGTCGTCAGCGTCGGTCCGGAGCGCGAGATCCCGGACCTCGAGCTCGCCGATCATCCGCGCCTCCTCCTGACGCGCGGCGATTGCCGCGATCCGGCTTACCTCTGCAGCCTTCACGCGTACGGCCCGTTCGACCTCATTCTGGAGAACGACCGGCACGTGGTCGAGGATCAGCTGATCGCACTGGAATACCTGTTCCCCGCGTTGGCGCCGGGCGGATCCTTCGTCTTCGAGAGCGCGTTCGCCTCGACAGCGGAAACGCCGCGCCTGAGCGAGGCGGGGATCACGGGCATCATCGACGTCGCGCGAGACCTCGGGACCAGCTTGACGGCCAGAGAGCCGAGGATCCGGCAGTTCGACGACGAGATCGTCACGAAGGCGCTCGATGCCGTGATCTTCGAGAGGTCGAACATCACCCTGAGGCGCACCGACAAGCCGAAGAACGCGCCGGTGATCCTGCACGCCAAACCGTTCGCGGAGATCGGCGACGGCGTCGTGGAAGCGCTCGAGAGCAAGCCGTACACGCGCACGGACCCGGTTGTCCAAACCCGGCTGGCTTGGATGACCGAGCGGCTGCTGGAGCGCGTCGGAAAGGTCGAGCATCCCCCGGCGGGCCAGATCGGCACCGTGAGCAACGCCATCATCTTCGGCGAAGGCATCATCGTCGATCGCGCCGGCCGCCTGGTGGTCGAGAGCTTGATGAACGAGCGGGACGTTCCGCGTCTTCCCTACATCAAGAAGCTGCACGGCGACCGCTACGCGATGCTGGACCACGATCAGGTCGAGCATCTGAGCGGCGAGAACATCGTTGCCGTCAAGCAGCGCTGGGATACCAATTACGGCCATTGGCTTGTCGAAACCCTGCCCAGGGTCGGCCTGCTGGCGGAGCGCATGCCGCTGGACAGCTGCAAGCTGCTCATCACCGCTTGGTCGGACGCAATGGCGAGCGTGATGCGGCAGTCGCTCGTCCTATGTGGCGCGACGAACGAAAACATCCTCCAGGTGTCTGGCGCCCCCCTGTCGGTCGACAAACTGATCTATGTGACGCCGATCTCCAGCCATCCATTTGTTTTCCACCCTTACTCGGCGAGATTTTTGCGGTCGCTCGCCGTCAAGCACATGGAGCGCATCGGGGTGTCCGGCGCCCAGCCGACCAAGGTGTACGTCTCTCGAAACAAGGGAAATTCGCGCCGCATCGTCAACGAGGACGAGATCGCTGCGATCCTCACGTCGCGTGGATACAGGATCGTTTATCCTGAGAATCACACTTTCTATGAGCAACTCGAGATTTTCGCAAATTGTACGCATATCGTGGGAAACCTCGGTGCCGCGTTGACGAACGTTGCCTTCGCACGCGACGGAGTCGGCCTTCTTGCGCTCGCCTCGGAGTTCATGCCGGACGATTTCTTCTGGGATCTCACCAGTCAGCGCGGGGGGAGGTATTTCTCCATTCACGGCACAGCGGTGGAGAAACACGATGAAGGTCATCGATCGGAAATGAATGCTTGGTTCGTGCTGGATATCCCGAATTTTGTCGAGATGCTCGACCGGTTCGAAGCCGAAGTTGCTTGAAGCGGTTGGAGCGCGCGTCGCGCATTCGGCGGCTCTGCCACGATCGGCGCGGCGGGACCGCGTCGGGGCAGAGAGCTCGCGACCCCGCGGTTGAGTGGCCCGAGCGGGTTGGTTTGGGACAGCCCGGTCCGGCGCGCGGCCGCGAAGCCCGATGAGGCCGGCGCCGCCTGCCTCGCTGAACGGACCGCCGTCGAGAAGGTCTCGGATTCCGAGGGGCCGACGTCGAGCCCGGGACGCCGTCCGATCGTGGCAGGTCACGATGAGAGGCGCCGCAGGGTTTCCCGCTTCTGCTCAACCATAACCGGCAGCAATACGGCCGGGCCAGCCGGCCGTGAGTCGCTCGCCCATGGACCCGCCCCCGCGACGTCGGGGATCGCCTCGTGGCCTTTGTGGCGCGCCTCACCGGAGCTGCCGGTACCCCTTGCCTCCGCCCATGGCCAGGAGGGGCAGGGTCATGGCCTGTTGCCAGCACCAAGCGCTGACCAGCAGGGGCCATGCAAGAGGCACCAGAGAAGCGCCGATCATCACGGTGAAATCGGACGCCAGCTCGTGGCCGGGCGGCTTAGCTTCCACGACCGGCGGTCGCTGATGCTTGATGAGAACGTCATTGAGCGCCTCGCCCATCAGATCTCGAAACGGTACATTGAGATCCTGCGCCAGCTGACTCAACTCCGACCAGCCGGCACGATTCAGATGAATCTGCGCGCCATCCCGTTCCGATGAGAACTTGTCAGGATCCGCTGCGAGACTTTCACAACTCCGGTCGACCACGGGGCCCTGCCGGAGTTCCGTCGCGGAGACCCCCACGATCGGCTGCGGCTTCGAGCCCTTCTCCGGTGAAAGGCCCATCAACGAGGGACGCGTTGGCTTTGCCATGGGGGATGACGCCTCAAGCGTGGCGGGGAAAGGAGCGGGCGAGCTCGGACACGGTCGACCACACCGCGGCGATCTCCGCCGCCGCGCGGCCGTCCGGATCGTACTCGTCGACGGACTGGCCGGAGATGAGGGCATGCGACAGGCTCGCCCGTTGGGAGACCTGCCCCGGGAGAACAGGCGCTCCCATGTTGGTCAGGACGGCGCGCGTCTCCGCCACGGCGCTCGTCTGCCGCTCTCCGCGTCCGGGTGGTGGAGCCGCGTTGATCACGCAGGCCATCGGTGCTTTGAGGCTGCGCGCCATCGCGAGCGTCGCGCCGACCGCGTCGAGATCGAACGGGCCGGGTCGCACCGGGATCAGCGTCAGCGTTGCCCGGCTCATGAGAGCAGAGACCAGGGAAGTATTGTGAGGCGGGCTGTCGATCACGGCCCAGCGAATGCCCTCGCGGCGAGCTGTGCAGAGAACCTCCGGGACGGCCTGTGCACTGGCGCGGGTCAGGCGAAGCGTTCCGGCCGATCGTCGCCCGTGCCACATGGAGAGGGAGCCCTGTGGATCGGTATCGACGAGGAGCGCTCTACCGTCACGCTCAGCGAGGGCGCTCAGATGCACGGCAAGCGTGCTCTTGCCAGCCCCGCCCTTCTGAGCTGCGATTAGGATCACATGCACAGCCGCTCTCCCGAGGAGCTCTCAGCATTCATGAGAACTGCATTGCTGGAAGGCTAAGTTCACGTACAGTCTATTCTGACCCATGGGAACGTATCATGGGGTCGGTGCTAAATGCAGGCGCCGATGTGCCGTTCGCGCTAAACTCGGCTTCATACTGTGCGAGCGCATAGTTAATGGACGGTTAACGTCGGAAACTAACATGGTAGGCTTGCAGGCGTGACAGTAGAGTGCCGTCGAGCGGCCTACCGCAAACTTGGATGCAGATCGCCGAAGGGGCGCAGGGCAGCGGGAATTGCGGCCCGTCACGCGGCAGCGGAGCCGGTGAAGACCCGGGAATACAGATCATCCGACATCCGATCGATTGCTTCGCCATCTCCGATTTCGGCCATGCGGATGTCGGCTTCGCTCAGGCGCCGCGCTCAGGCGCCGCGCAGGCTCGCGATCCGGGACCGGCTTCGATCAGGCGGATCCCGGATCAATCGCGGGCTGCTCCTGTGCCCGCCAGCCGGCTTGACGGGCCATCCCTGGTCAACTACTGGTATGACCAACGTCATATAACGATGCGACGGGATGGAAATTGCTCGCCCCAATGAGGGTCGGTCCGGCTTCGAAGTCGTCTTCGCGTTCCTGCGCGAGCGGCTGCTGGCCGGTGCCCTGCGCCCCGGCGATCGCTTGATCCCGGAGCGCGAACTGGCCGCTCAGCTGGGCGTCAGTCGACCGATCGTCCGCGAGGCGCTGCGCGCACTCACCGCGCTCGGCATCGTGGAAATCCGGGAGCGCATGGGGACCATCGTCCGCAAGCCAGACGTCACCGTCCTCAACGACTTCTTCGCCTTCGCGCTCGCCCAGCAGGACGGGCTCGCGGACGACGTCATGCAGGCGCGCATCGCCGTCGAATGCCAATCGATCCGGCTCGCGTGTCAGAACGCGACCGTCTCGGACCTCGAGCGCCTGCAGCGGGCGCTGCAGCGAATCGTCGAGACCATCGACGACCCCGAGGCAGGCGGCGCGGCCGACTACGCCTTTCATCGCGCGATCGTGGCCGCGGGAGGCTCCAGCACCCTCGGCGTGCTGCACGACTCCATGGCGCATGTCCTGATGCGCTCGCACGTCGACCGGCGCCGCCTCGTGCAGGTCGTCGAACCCATGCGGTCCTACCTCATTGAGGACCACCGCCGGATCTTCGACGCCATCGCCGCCCGAGACCCGGCGCGGGCGGACGCGGTTCTGCGCGAGCACTTCGCGATCGGGGACGGCTTGCGACGGCAGGCAGCACTGGCCGCCTCCGCGCACGTGAGCGCCGCGAGGGCCGGCTGAAGGGGGGACGCGGACGTGAGGGAGAACGACAAGGCGGGCTGCGTCGGCTTCATCGGGCTCGGCACGATGGGGCGCGAGATGGTCCGCAACCTGCTCAAGGCCGGCCACGCCGTGCAGGCCTACGACGTGCGTGCCGAGGCCGTGGCGGAGCTCGCGAGCGACGGAGCCGTCACGGCGACGAGCCCGGCCGACGCGGCGCGGGGCGCGGACCTCGCGATCACCATGCTGCCCGACACGCCTCACGTCGAGGCGGTGGTCTACGGGGAGCAGGGCCTTCTCAAGGCCCCCCCGGCCGGTCGACTGATCGTCGATATGAGCACGATCTCGCCCGTCGCCGTCCGGCGCATGGCGGCGGATCTCGCGGCGGTCGGCATCGCCTTCCTCGACGCGCCGGTCTCCGGCGGCCCGGTGGGCGCGAAGAACGCGGCTCTCTCGATCATGGTCGGCGGCGAGGCCGAAGCCTTCGCGAGGGCCGGGCGGTTCTTCCGCGCCATGGGCACCACGATCACCCACGTCGGGAACGCCGGTGCGGGCCAAGCGGTCAAGCTGTGCAACCAGCTCATCTGCGGCATCACCATCCAGGCGATCTGCGAGGCGCTGGCGCTCGCGCGCGCGTCGGGCGTCGATCTCGAACAGCTGCGGCACGTGCTGCTCGGCGGCTCCGCGGCCTCCTGGATGCTTGACCGGCTCGGGCCTCAGATGATCGCGGGCGATGCCTCCGCGGGCTTCCGCATCGACCTCATGCTCAAAGACCTGCGCCTCGTCCTCGAGCAAGCCGGTGCCCTCGACGTCCCCCTGCCGGCGACCGCGCTCGTGACGAGCCAGTACGTGGAGGCGCGCGCCCACGGCGAGGGCGCGAACGGCAACCAGGCGCTGTTCCGCGTCTACGACCGCATGACCGGTCGGGCGGCAGGCTGAGGCACGGGATCGCGGCCGGTGTCCCTCGACCTCGACTTCGGCGCCGTCCTCGAACGGTGGCCGAGCTTCCTCGACGGTGCGCTGCTCACCCTTGAACTCTCCGGCATTGCGACGGCAGTCGGCGGCGCGCTCGGCGGGATCACGGCGATCGGCCGCAGGAGCCGGCACGCGGCATTGCGCCGCCTCTGCGAGGTCTACGTCGAAGCGATCCGCAACACGCCGCTCCTCGTCCAGATCTTCCTCGTCTACTTCGGCCTCGCGAGTCTCGGCTTCCGCTTCTCGGCCCTAACCGTCGCCGCGCTCGCACTCACCATCAACGTCGGCGCCTACACCACCGAGATCGTGCGCGCCGGGCTCGACGCGATCCCCCGCGGCCAGATCGAGGCGGCGGAGGGTCTCGCCCTGTCGCGCGCGCAGATCTATCGGCACGTCGTGCTGCTACCCGCGATCGAGCGGGTCTATCCCTCGCTCACGAGCCAGTTCGTGCTCCTGATGCTCGCCTCCTCCGTGACCTCGCAGATCTCGGCCGAGGAACTGACGGCGGTGGCGAACTACATCCAGTCCGACACGTACCGGGCCTTCGAGACCTACATCGTGGTGGCGCTGATCTACGTCGCGCTCTCCTTCATCATGCGTGCGGGCTTCTGGGGGCTGGGTCTCGTCCTGTTCCCGCGGCGGCGACGCCTCGGTACCCCGCTGTGAGGTGCTGAGATGTCCGGCTCCCTCAACGCGAACCACCTGCTCTTCCTCGGCCAGGGTGCGCTCTGGACGATCGGATTGTCGCTCATCGCCCTCGTCGGCGGCGGCGCGCTCGGCTTCGTCATCGCCCTGTGCCGCATCTCGGCTCTGCGCGCGGTGCGCTTCGCCAGCGGCGCCTACGTCCAGCTCATCCAAGGCACGCCGCTCCTCGTCATCATGTTCCTGACCTTCTTCGGCCTGCCGCCGCTGGGTCTGAGGGTGTCGCCGCTCACCGCGGCCGGCGCCTCGCTGACGATCTACGTCGGGGCCTACCTCGGCGAGATCTGGCGCGGTGCCATCCAGTCCGTGCCGCGCCCGCAATGGGAAGCGGCCGAGGGACTCGCCCTCTCGCGCGCCCAGCGCATGACGAAGGTCATCCTGCCCCAGGCCGTGCGCATCGCGACCCCGCCAACCGTCGGCTTCATGGTGCAGATTGTGAAGAACACCTCGCTCGCCTCAGTGGTCGGCTTCGTCGAATTGGCTCGCGCGGGCCAGATCATCAATAATTCCCTGTTCGAACCCTTTCTGATCTACGCAATCATCGCGGCCGTGTACTTCGCCATGTGCTTTCCCCTGTCGCGGCTCAGCCAGCGACTCGAGAGGCGAGGCGCGCGCGGCCGCACCACCCTGATGCCGGCCTGATGGAGATGCCGCGCGCCATGCCCGATACCCCAGCAGGTCAGACGCCGGCGCCCGTCGTCACCCTGCGCGACGTCCACAAGAGCTTCGGCACCCTCAAGGTGCTCGACGGCGTCTCGTTCGAGGTGCCGCGCGGTACGGTGACGGCGATCATCGGCCGCTCGGGTTCGGGCAAGTCGACGGCGCTGCGCTGCATCGACCGCTTCGAAACCATCGATCGCGGCGAGATCCGCGTCTGCGGTCATCGCGTCGACGATCCCGGCCTCGATCTCCGGGCGCTGCGCCAGGACGTCGGCATCGTCTTCCAGAGCTACAACCTGTTCCCGCACCTCACCATCGAGGAGAACATCACCCTCGCACCAACTTCGGTGAAGGGCACACCGCGCGCGGAGGCCCGCGCGCTCGCTGCCGAGGTGCTCGCGCGGGTCGGCCTCGCTGACAAGCTGCAGGCCTATCCGGAGCAGCTGTCCGGTGGGCAGCAGCAGCGAGCCGCGATCGCCCGCTCGCTCGCCATGCAGCCGAAGGTCATGCTGTTCGATGAGGTGACCTCAGCCCTCGATCCGGAGCTCACGGGCGAGGTCCTCAAGGTCATCGAAGGACTGGCCGCATCCGGGATGACCATGGTCATGGTCACGCACGAGATGGGGTTCGCGCGCGGCATCGCCGACGAGGTCGTGTTCATGCATCGGGGGCGCGTTCACGAGCGGGGTCCCGCCACGATCCTCGCATCGCCGACGACCCCGGAGCTCATGCAGTTCGTGGGCTCCGGTCTGTGAGCCAACACTCAGAACCACGGAGGGAGACGATCATGAGACGCCCGATCCTCGCCGCGCTGCTCGCGGCTACCGCGTTCGTTGCGATGCCATTCGCGGCGCATGCCGACCTTCTCGACGACGTGCTGAGTGCCAAGAAGATCCGCGTCGCCACCGATCTCGCGATACCGCCATCCGGCATGATCGACGCGAATCTGAAGCCGACCGGCTCGGACGTCGAAACCGCACAGCTCCTCGCCAAGGACCTCGGCCTCGAACTCGAATTCGTGCAGACGACGGGGGCGACCCGCATCCCGAACGTGCAGACGAACAAGGCGGATCTGATCATCTCCACGCTCTCCGTCACGCCCGAGCGCGCGAAGGTGATCGACTTCACCAAGCCCTACGCGGCGCTGCAATCCGTGGTCGGCTGCCTCAAGTCGGTCGAGGCAAAGAGCTGGCCCGACCTGAAGGGCAAGACGATCGCGGTCTCGCGCGGCACGACGCAGGACACCACGCTCACCAACATGAAGGATCGCGACCTCCGGCTGGCGCGCTACGACGATGATGCGACGATGGTCACGGCGGCGGTGTCGGGGCAGGCGGATTGCATCGCCACCTCGGCCACGATCGTCAACCAGATCGGCGTGAAGAACCCGTCGCGCGTCTACGAGCCAAAGGTGCCGATTACGACGTTCGACCTCGCGATGGGCGTGCGCAAGGGTGAGCCGCGGTTCGTCGAAAAGCTCAACGCGTGGATCGAGACGAACCTGAAGAACGGCAAGCTCAACGCGATCTACAAGAAGTTCCACGGCTCGGAGCTGCCGCCCGAGCTGCGCGGCTCGTGAAGCGCGACAACCGCCACGCTTTTCCGATCGCGGCGGCAATCCCGCCGCGGTCAGCCATCAACGGAGCGAAGTGACATGCGACTCGTGATCGGATCGGACCACGCCGGCTGGATGCTCAAGGGAGCGGTGATCGACCACGTGCGCTCGCTGGGCCATGAGCTCATCGACGTCGGCTCGTTCGACGAGCATCCCGTCGACTTCCCCGACATCGCGCGCGAGGTCGCCCGCAAGGTGACCTCCGGCGAGGCTGACCGCGGCCTGATGGTCTGCGGGACCGGCGTCGGCGCCTCGATCGCGGCGAACAAGATGAAGGGCATCCGGGCCGCCGTGTGCCACGACGTCCACTCCGCGCATCAGTGCGTCGAGCACGACGACGTCAACGTGATGTGCATCGGCGCCCAGATCGTGGGGCCTTGGCTCGCCAAGGACCTGATCGCCGCCTATCTCACGGCCGAGTTCTCCACCGACGCGGATTTCCGCCGTCGGGTCGAGAAGTTGCACGCCATGGACGCGGAAGGTTGACGCGCGCGGAGGACGCATCGGTGATCCTCGTGTTCGGCTCGATCAACGTCGATCTCGTCGCGCGCGTCGCCGCGATCCCCCGCCCTGGGGAGACGGTGCTGGCGCCGCGCTACGCGACGCTGTTTGGTGGCAAGGGGGCGAACCAAGCGGTGGCTGCCGCGCGCGTCTCGGAGCCGGGGCGGGTCGCCATGATCGGGTGCGTCGGCGACGATCCCTTCGGCCGGATGTGCCGCGAAAACTTGGCCGCGAACGGCGTGGCCGTCGCGTGTGTCGCTCAAGGCGCGGAGCCGACGGGGTGCGCCTTCATCACGGTCGATGCGGCCGCCGAGAACGCGATTACGGTGGCGAGCGGAGCCAACGCGGCCCTGACCGCCTCCGCCCTGCCCGAGGCGATGCTGGTGCCCGGCGCGACGCTCGTCCTCCAGATGGAAGTTCCCGTCGCGGCCTCGCTATCCGCCGCGCAACGGGTCCGCGCCGTGGGAGGGCGCGTCATCTGGAACCTCGCACCCGTGCCGGAAACCCTGTCTCCCGTCGAATTGCGCGCGCTTCTCGCGGCGACGGACGTGCTCGTCGTGAACGAGCACGAGGCGCGCGCAGCGAGCCGACTGCTCGGGCCGCCGGATGGCGCACTGAGCCAAGGCGCCCTGAGCCAAGCGGCCGCCACGCTCGCGCTCGCTGGACCGCTCACCTGTGTGGTGACCGCGGGAGCCGAGGGAGCACTGGCGGTCGAGCCGGGTGGCTCGCAGCATGCCGCGGCTGCCGTAGCAGTCCGGCCGGTCGACACGACGGGGGCGGGCGACACCTTCGTCGGCATTCTGGCCGCAGGCCTCGACGAGGGACGGACCCTGCACACGGCGATGGCCCGAGCGTGTCGCGGCGCGTCGCTCGCGTGTCTGACGGAAGGTGCACAGGCTGGCATGCCGACCTCAGACCAGTTGCGGCCGTAGCGATCCGGACGCGCGTGTCTCGATGCAGCTCTCCCAGGCGACGGATGAGACCTGTGCGCGAGGCGCTCGAAACACGGCGTCTTGCGCCTTCCTTCTCTGAAAAGATACCGGGAATGATGGCTCCCCAGAGTCGCGCACTGGTCTCACCGATGCGGAACGGCGACGGCGAAGCCGGCCAGGGCGCGGTCCATGGCTTGCGTGCAGACGCGCGGCAGAACGAGGGCGACGTCCTCACCCATGGCGGGCCGCACGGCCTCGAACAGCCAGGCAGAGGCGAAGCGCGTGTCGGCGATCCCGGGCGGGCGCCGCACGAAGGGCCGATCCGGTCGTTCCTGACCAGGGCCTCCGATCGCACGACGACGATGATTGTCCGGGCAGTAAGCTGAGCAATAAGCAGAACTCCTCCATTCATGCCGCCCACCAGCCTGTCATGGTTAACCACTTGTTAACCATCAGGTCTGATCATCAGATCTCTGCGAGGAGTCGGAGATGACGCGATCCCAGAAGCTTCGCCTCAAACGCTGGATCATGCGAGAGATTGATCGAGCTCTACCAAAAGCACAAATAGACCCTTCTCAGTACGCCCGCATGGCTGCTCCTGAAGGCTCGACTTGTGGTTTAAGCGAACCTGGTCGGTAACCCACTTGAGGAACGCGCAGGAACGACACTCGCGTCCGCGGCACAAGCACCGGCACTGCCCTGGATCCGCGACACTTGCCCTGCCTGGCGAAGGGAGCGGGGGACGGCCATGGATCGTGTCCCCTGGCGTGGCGTCGCTGCGGCGCGGCCACCACGGTCACCGGTTGGGGCCGGTCTGATCAAGCTGCCGGGGTCGGCAGGTTGACGAGGGGGTCATCGCTGATCGGGGCGATGCGTTCCAGGGAGATGGAGCGGGCGCGCTGGACGGCCCTTCGTCGTTCTGTTCGAGCAGGATTGCGCCGACGGGGCGGGCGATGGCGGCCTCGCTGCGAAAGTGCCGGCCACCTCGGCCCGGCATTTGATCTCGCCGTTGGGGCACGCCAGCGGGTTCGTAACCGGTGTGACGATGGCGGTGCCGCGGTTCGGCCGGGACGCAGGTCCTGGCGTATGGTGCGACCATCCGGGACAGAGGCACCGGGAGCACGAGGTGCGGAGGTCTGGACGCCGGACGCGGCGACCGAGCGGCTGCGCCGGCTCGTGGCGCCGCGCAATCAGGTCTCCGCCATCGCGCGCGGCGCAAAACGAGACCCAGGCGATGCGGCACGCCCACCGCGTGCCGCCGTGCCCGCACGCCGATCCGTTCAGTCGGGTCGGCCGGGCTTGGCCGGGGCGGCAGGCGTTGCCCGACGACGCGCACGCGGCCGTACGGCGGCGGCTGCGCGAACTCGACACGCTGCGCGATGATCGCGCCGTCCTCGACCCGGCGATCGTGGTCCCGTTCCTGATCTACGGGGTGCTCGGCACCTGGGCCTGCCGCCGGACGGGGCACGGCGGGCTCACCAACGCGGTCGCCTTCGCCTGGGACCTCGGGGTCACGTTCCCGCTGCTCGCCGCCTGAGACCCGGAACGTGGCGGCCCGCGGCGGTGCCGGACGGCGTTATGGTGGCGGCGGCAATCGTGGGGGCAATTATGGCTCAAGCGTCCTCCGGCCATCGCGGGCGGCGGGTCTTCCTCGTCGGCGCGACGGGCACGATCGGTCGCGCCACCGCGCGGGCTCTCGCGGCGCGCGGTCACGACGTGGTCTGCTTCGTCAGGCCCCGCCCCGGCCGGTCGCCCGGGTCGGATGCTGCCGTGCGCCTCGGGCTGCCCGCGGGCGCCGCCGTCCGGTTCGGCAACGTGACCGATCCCGCCTCGCTCGCGCATGACGGCCTGCGCGGCGAGCCCTTCGACACGCTGGTCTCGTGCCTGGCCTCGCGCACCGGGCGCCCTCGCGACGCCTGGGCGATCGACCACGACGCCCATCTGGCGCTGCTGGCCGCGGCCGGGGCGTCCGGCATCGGGCACATGGTCCTGCTCTCGGCGATCTGCGTCCAGAAGCCGCTGCTCGCGTTTCAGCAGGCCAAGCTGGCCTTCGAGCGCGCCCTGATCGCCTCGGGGACCGACTACACGATCGTCAGACCCACCGCCTTCTTCAAGTCGCTCTCCGGGCAGGTCGAGCGCGTCAGGCGGGGCAGGCCGTGGCTGCTGTTCGGCGACGGCGCGCTCACCGCCTGCAAGCCGATCAGCGACGACGATCTCGCCCGCTACCTCGCCGAGTGCGTCGAGGAGCGCGAGCGGCGCAACCGCGTGCTCCCGATCGGCGGACCGGGCGAGGCGATCACGCCCCGGCAGCAGGGCGAGGCGCTGTTCGCCCTGCTCGGCCAATCCCCGCGCTTCCGGCACGTTCCGGTGGTTCTGCTGGACGCCGTTGTCGGCGGGCTGTCCGCGTGCGGCCGCGTGATCCCCTCGCTGGCCGACAAGGCCGAGCTCGCGCGGATCGGGCGCTACTACGCCACGGAGTCGATGCTCGTTCTGGATCCCGCCTCGGGCCGGTACGACGCGGCGGCGACGCCCAGCACCGGGTCCGAGACGCTGTTCGACTACTACGCGCGCCTGCTCCGGGGCGAGGCCGAGGCCGAGCGCGGCGATCACGCCGTGTTCTGACCGCGTCCCCCGGCCCGGCTGCCGGCTCTCGCTCAGGACATGGATCGGCTCCGAAGCGCGCCCGCGGCCAGGCAACACCTGCTCGACCGCCGAGAACGGAGGTCGAGGTGGGCCGTGGCTTCGCTCCTCCGCGCCGCAGCGTCGACATCGCCGGCCGCGCCCGCTCCGCAGAACCGCGAGAGCCTGCAGGCGACGTCGGACGAACCGGGCGCAAACGGGCGAGAGGGACCCCAAGCGGCCCCTCGTGAGGCGGGTCGGGAGTGTCCGGATCCGAGAGTTGTCCGGACACCTGTTCTCCCGGCACCGATCCCCTGGCGTCAGGTTCCCTGCAGGGCCGCTTTCACCTTGGCCGGCGAGAACGGCACTGACCGCAGCCGAGCGCCCGTCGCGTCGAAGATCGCGTTCGAGATCGCCGCCGGCACGATCGCTGCGGACGGCTCGCCCGCGCCCCACGGCTTCTCGGTCGGCCGATCGATCAAGTCGGCCACCACCTGCGGCACGTCCGGGAAGCTGAGGATCGGGTAGC
This window harbors:
- a CDS encoding amino acid ABC transporter ATP-binding protein, with protein sequence MEMPRAMPDTPAGQTPAPVVTLRDVHKSFGTLKVLDGVSFEVPRGTVTAIIGRSGSGKSTALRCIDRFETIDRGEIRVCGHRVDDPGLDLRALRQDVGIVFQSYNLFPHLTIEENITLAPTSVKGTPRAEARALAAEVLARVGLADKLQAYPEQLSGGQQQRAAIARSLAMQPKVMLFDEVTSALDPELTGEVLKVIEGLAASGMTMVMVTHEMGFARGIADEVVFMHRGRVHERGPATILASPTTPELMQFVGSGL
- a CDS encoding NAD(P)H-binding protein; the encoded protein is MAQASSGHRGRRVFLVGATGTIGRATARALAARGHDVVCFVRPRPGRSPGSDAAVRLGLPAGAAVRFGNVTDPASLAHDGLRGEPFDTLVSCLASRTGRPRDAWAIDHDAHLALLAAAGASGIGHMVLLSAICVQKPLLAFQQAKLAFERALIASGTDYTIVRPTAFFKSLSGQVERVRRGRPWLLFGDGALTACKPISDDDLARYLAECVEERERRNRVLPIGGPGEAITPRQQGEALFALLGQSPRFRHVPVVLLDAVVGGLSACGRVIPSLADKAELARIGRYYATESMLVLDPASGRYDAAATPSTGSETLFDYYARLLRGEAEAERGDHAVF
- a CDS encoding transporter substrate-binding domain-containing protein, with amino-acid sequence MPFAAHADLLDDVLSAKKIRVATDLAIPPSGMIDANLKPTGSDVETAQLLAKDLGLELEFVQTTGATRIPNVQTNKADLIISTLSVTPERAKVIDFTKPYAALQSVVGCLKSVEAKSWPDLKGKTIAVSRGTTQDTTLTNMKDRDLRLARYDDDATMVTAAVSGQADCIATSATIVNQIGVKNPSRVYEPKVPITTFDLAMGVRKGEPRFVEKLNAWIETNLKNGKLNAIYKKFHGSELPPELRGS
- the rpiB gene encoding ribose 5-phosphate isomerase B, with product MRLVIGSDHAGWMLKGAVIDHVRSLGHELIDVGSFDEHPVDFPDIAREVARKVTSGEADRGLMVCGTGVGASIAANKMKGIRAAVCHDVHSAHQCVEHDDVNVMCIGAQIVGPWLAKDLIAAYLTAEFSTDADFRRRVEKLHAMDAEG
- a CDS encoding ribokinase, whose protein sequence is MILVFGSINVDLVARVAAIPRPGETVLAPRYATLFGGKGANQAVAAARVSEPGRVAMIGCVGDDPFGRMCRENLAANGVAVACVAQGAEPTGCAFITVDAAAENAITVASGANAALTASALPEAMLVPGATLVLQMEVPVAASLSAAQRVRAVGGRVIWNLAPVPETLSPVELRALLAATDVLVVNEHEARAASRLLGPPDGALSQGALSQAAATLALAGPLTCVVTAGAEGALAVEPGGSQHAAAAVAVRPVDTTGAGDTFVGILAAGLDEGRTLHTAMARACRGASLACLTEGAQAGMPTSDQLRP